The following are encoded together in the Culex pipiens pallens isolate TS chromosome 1, TS_CPP_V2, whole genome shotgun sequence genome:
- the LOC120417202 gene encoding protein D2-like, protein MEADINQMFKEHDIVPVLIDRAPLVFAKVVYRSKKLVDAGKELSPAEVRIEPKVEWCADPILFYTLIMIDPDSPSRTEPLNREFAHWIVGNIPGKHVEQGEVLFEYLPTFPRSGTGFHRYIFLLYQQYCRNDYSEVPRVSRKNRTPRLCFSTRDFARRYSLGHPIAGNFFIAQFDEYVPVILAQFPASNEY, encoded by the exons aTGGAAGCCGACATCAATCAGATGTTCAAAGAGCACGACATCGTTCCGGTGTTGATTGATCGTGCTCCGCTGGTGTTTGCCAAG GTTGTCTACCGGTCCAAGAAACTGGTGGACGCTGGAAAGGAGCTATCGCCGGCCGAGGTCCGTATCGAGCCCAAAGTTGAATGGTGTGCCGATCCTATCTTGTTCTACACGCTAATTATGATAGATCCAGATTCACCGAGCCGTACGGAGCCATTGAACCGGGAGTTTGCTCACTGGATTGTGGGCAACATTCCCGGCAAGCACGTTGAGCAAGGCGAAGTCCTGTTCGAGTATCTGCCGACGTTTCCTCGCTCGGGAACAGGCTTCCATCGGTACATCTTCCTTTTGTATCAGCAGTACTGCAGGAATGATTACTCAGAAGTGCCACGAGTCTCCCGAAA AAATCGAACACCCCGGCTGTGCTTTTCGACGCGTGACTTTGCCCGCCGCTACAGTCTTGGTCATCCGATAGCCGGCAACTTTTTCATCGCCCAGTTTGACGAGTACGTCCCGGTCATACTGGCGCAATTTCCGGCGTCCAACGAGTACTGA